Proteins from a genomic interval of Asticcacaulis sp. AND118:
- a CDS encoding polyhydroxyalkanoate depolymerase has protein sequence MLYLLHELAYYSAGPWRAVAQASRDFWGNKANPIAETEFGRKMYASAELFSTVTRRYGKPDWRLDTVEINGTPVRIQMVEDWSSPWCRLVRFQRDPTDLRRAGVKKPAPAVLVVAPLSGHYATLLRGTVQEFLLDHDVYVTDWVNARQVPVLEGRFDFYSFIDHVRDMLRAIGARAHVVAVCQPGPPVLAAACLMSEDKDPLRPASMTFMGSPIDARYNPTVTNDLAQEKPFTWFKSNMVHTVPPPYPGTGRRVYPGFVQLYSFMSMNEERHKDAHWAYFNSLVDDDGDGIEKHLEFYDEYLSVLDLTEEFYLQTIDLVFQKFALPKGELIHHGRPVKLDAVTDVALMTVEGEKDDISGVGQTQAAHEMCKNIPENMRELYVQPGAGHYGVFNGRRFRQEIYPRIRDFIARTEAAL, from the coding sequence ATGCTGTATCTGCTGCATGAGTTGGCCTACTATTCCGCCGGACCCTGGCGCGCCGTGGCGCAAGCCAGCCGCGACTTCTGGGGCAACAAGGCCAACCCGATCGCCGAGACCGAGTTCGGGCGCAAGATGTACGCCTCGGCCGAGTTGTTCAGCACCGTCACCCGCCGTTACGGCAAGCCCGACTGGCGTCTCGACACGGTCGAAATCAACGGCACGCCCGTGCGCATTCAGATGGTCGAGGACTGGTCTTCGCCGTGGTGCAGGCTGGTCCGTTTTCAGCGTGACCCGACCGACCTGCGCCGCGCCGGGGTGAAGAAGCCCGCGCCCGCCGTGCTGGTCGTCGCGCCTTTGTCCGGCCACTATGCGACCCTGCTGCGCGGCACGGTGCAGGAATTCCTGCTCGACCACGACGTCTATGTCACCGACTGGGTCAATGCGCGTCAGGTGCCGGTGCTGGAAGGCCGCTTCGACTTCTACAGCTTCATCGACCACGTGCGCGACATGCTGAGGGCCATCGGCGCGCGGGCTCACGTCGTCGCCGTCTGTCAGCCGGGGCCGCCGGTGCTGGCTGCGGCCTGCCTGATGTCCGAGGATAAAGACCCGCTGCGTCCGGCCTCGATGACCTTCATGGGCTCGCCCATCGACGCCCGCTATAATCCGACCGTGACCAACGATCTGGCGCAGGAAAAGCCCTTCACCTGGTTCAAGTCGAACATGGTCCATACGGTGCCGCCGCCCTATCCGGGCACGGGCCGCCGCGTCTATCCGGGCTTCGTGCAGCTCTATTCGTTCATGAGCATGAACGAAGAGCGCCACAAGGACGCCCACTGGGCCTATTTCAACTCGCTGGTCGACGACGATGGCGACGGCATCGAAAAGCACCTCGAATTCTACGACGAGTACCTCTCGGTGCTCGACCTGACCGAGGAATTCTACCTTCAGACCATCGATCTGGTGTTCCAGAAATTCGCCCTGCCCAAGGGTGAGTTGATCCATCATGGCCGCCCGGTGAAGCTCGATGCGGTTACCGACGTCGCCCTGATGACCGTCGAAGGCGAGAAGGACGATATTTCCGGCGTAGGCCAGACCCAGGCCGCCCATGAAATGTGCAAAAACATCCCGGAAAACATGCGCGAACTGTACGTACAGCCGGGCGCCGGCCACTACGGCGTGTTCAACGGCCGCCGCTTCCGTCAGGAAATCTATCCGCGCATCCGCGACTTCATCGCCCGCACCGAGGCCGCTCTCTGA
- a CDS encoding autorepressor SdpR family transcription factor: protein MSEVYKSLSDPTRRQILEMLREREMSAGDIADKVSVSKPTLSGHLATLKAAGLVDVTRHGTTLIYRLNLSVLEEAVMSLMSAFRIGQDAPQPAARITEDKA, encoded by the coding sequence ATGTCGGAAGTCTACAAATCCCTTAGCGATCCCACGCGGCGGCAGATCCTCGAAATGCTGCGAGAGCGCGAAATGAGCGCGGGCGACATCGCCGACAAGGTCAGCGTCTCCAAGCCGACCCTGTCGGGGCATCTGGCGACGCTCAAAGCGGCCGGACTGGTCGACGTGACGCGCCACGGCACCACTTTGATCTATCGGTTGAATCTGTCGGTGCTTGAAGAGGCAGTGATGTCGCTGATGAGCGCCTTTCGCATCGGGCAGGACGCCCCGCAACCCGCAGCCCGCATCACGGAGGACAAGGCATGA
- a CDS encoding LL-diaminopimelate aminotransferase, protein MMRDFYRIRRLPPYVFEEVNKVKARLRAAGTDVIDFGMGNPDMDTAPHIVDKLVETVRKPKTHGYSVSKGVQGLRKAMAGYYDRRYGVKLNPDTEVVATLGSKEGFANLAMAITAPGDTVICPNPAYPIHAFGFLMAGGVIRHVPALSPEQYLSGIERAVKHSVPTPSVLIVSYPSNPTAQWVDLDFYKEVIRIAEKHDLIVLSDIAYSEIYFENNPPPSILQVEGAIKRSVEINSLSKTYAMAGWRVGMVVGNSEICAALARVKSYLDYGGFTPMQVAAAAALNGPQDNVDEIRNIYKSRRDVLIDSMKRAGWDIPPPPASMFAWAKIPPKFEHMGSIEFAKLLIEEAHVAVAPGLGFGEYGEGYVRIGLVENEHRIRQAARNIKKLLQPGSKAQAAE, encoded by the coding sequence ATCATGCGCGATTTTTATCGTATCCGGCGTCTGCCGCCTTATGTCTTCGAAGAAGTCAACAAGGTGAAGGCCCGTCTGCGCGCAGCAGGCACCGATGTGATCGACTTCGGCATGGGCAATCCCGACATGGATACGGCCCCGCACATCGTCGACAAGCTGGTCGAGACGGTGAGAAAGCCCAAGACCCACGGCTATTCGGTGTCGAAGGGCGTGCAGGGTCTGCGCAAGGCTATGGCCGGCTATTACGACCGCCGCTACGGTGTGAAACTCAATCCGGATACCGAGGTCGTAGCGACGCTCGGCTCCAAGGAAGGTTTCGCCAACCTCGCCATGGCTATCACGGCCCCCGGCGATACGGTCATCTGCCCCAATCCGGCCTATCCCATCCACGCGTTCGGCTTCCTGATGGCCGGCGGGGTGATCCGTCACGTCCCGGCCCTGTCGCCGGAGCAGTATCTGTCGGGCATCGAGCGCGCGGTGAAACATTCCGTGCCGACGCCGTCGGTGCTGATCGTCTCATACCCGTCCAACCCGACGGCGCAATGGGTCGATCTCGACTTCTACAAGGAAGTCATCCGCATCGCCGAAAAACACGACCTGATCGTGCTGTCGGACATCGCCTATTCGGAAATCTATTTCGAAAACAATCCGCCCCCCTCGATCCTTCAGGTCGAAGGCGCCATCAAGCGTTCGGTCGAGATCAACTCGCTGTCCAAGACCTATGCCATGGCCGGCTGGCGCGTCGGCATGGTCGTCGGCAATTCGGAAATCTGCGCCGCGCTGGCGCGGGTGAAATCCTATCTCGACTACGGCGGCTTCACGCCGATGCAGGTCGCCGCCGCCGCCGCGCTCAACGGCCCGCAGGACAATGTCGACGAGATCCGCAATATCTATAAATCACGCCGCGACGTGCTGATCGACTCGATGAAGCGCGCCGGCTGGGACATCCCGCCGCCCCCGGCCTCGATGTTCGCCTGGGCGAAGATTCCGCCGAAGTTCGAGCATATGGGATCGATCGAGTTCGCCAAACTGCTGATCGAAGAAGCCCACGTTGCCGTCGCGCCGGGCCTCGGCTTCGGCGAATATGGCGAAGGCTATGTCCGTATCGGTCTGGTCGAAAACGAACACCGCATTCGCCAGGCGGCGCGAAACATCAAGAAACTACTTCAGCCCGGCAGCAAGGCTCAAGCTGCCGAGTAA
- a CDS encoding GxxExxY protein, translating into MTDILFKNESYAIQGAIFEVNKEMGAGFLEAVYQECLTHEFRIRGIPHVAQKSLNLSYKGFALDQIYLADFVCYDSIIIELKVTQSLADIHRAQLMNYLKATGLKLGLLVNFGTHPKAQIERIVL; encoded by the coding sequence ATGACCGACATTCTGTTCAAAAATGAATCTTACGCCATTCAAGGCGCTATTTTTGAAGTGAACAAAGAAATGGGCGCTGGCTTTCTTGAGGCTGTATATCAGGAATGCCTGACGCACGAATTTAGGATCAGAGGCATTCCTCATGTAGCTCAGAAATCTTTGAATCTGAGCTATAAGGGTTTTGCGCTTGATCAAATATATCTTGCAGATTTTGTCTGCTACGACAGCATAATCATCGAACTAAAAGTCACTCAAAGCCTTGCTGATATTCATAGAGCGCAATTAATGAATTATCTTAAGGCTACGGGGCTGAAGCTTGGTCTCTTGGTTAATTTTGGCACTCACCCGAAAGCACAGATCGAACGCATTGTTCTATAG
- a CDS encoding ActS/PrrB/RegB family redox-sensitive histidine kinase — MRQRIISFLSSFTAPPAAAKDRTPFSWADFSPAPLSHGADGLRLRTLVGLRWLAILGQSLMIGVVALGFGHELNLWPCLAMIAASLWLNLLLMFNDRRQRLDDWDAALQLSFDCVQLSALLAVTGGLDNPFCLMLIAPSTVAAANLPTRYGFGVVAVAVLSTCAMAFWSLPLPWPEGQAFQLPQIYRLGFLAAIIIGILFTAGYTWQAALESKRMSQALSATQAVLEKEHRLSALGGLAAAAAHELGTPLGTIQVVAREMLRGMTPGTPLYEDAELLVSQSQRCRDILKNLARRPETRDQVHDQLPLRIFFEEAVQPFRNEGKAIHIEIVMDEAPEGEDPGQFVSIKRRPEWLHALGAFVENAVDFARTAVWVRVRIRKAYVSLSIEDDGPGFSPDILSRVGDPYISTRGHDSRPETSMHGGMGLGFFIAKTLLEHTGASVSYGNRDVGGAYVRALWRRDQIDVLVSNEFSGDIAPLSRD, encoded by the coding sequence GTGCGCCAACGGATTATCAGCTTCCTGTCCTCCTTCACCGCGCCTCCGGCCGCGGCAAAAGATCGCACGCCCTTTTCCTGGGCCGATTTTTCGCCGGCGCCGCTGTCGCACGGGGCCGACGGTCTGAGGCTGAGAACTCTGGTCGGTCTGCGCTGGCTGGCCATACTGGGCCAAAGCCTGATGATCGGGGTGGTGGCGCTGGGCTTCGGTCATGAGCTGAATCTGTGGCCGTGTCTGGCCATGATCGCCGCCAGCCTGTGGCTCAACCTGCTCCTGATGTTCAACGACCGGCGGCAACGCCTCGACGACTGGGACGCGGCGTTGCAACTGAGCTTCGACTGCGTGCAGTTGTCGGCGCTGCTGGCGGTGACGGGCGGGCTGGACAACCCTTTCTGCCTGATGCTGATTGCGCCGTCGACCGTAGCGGCGGCCAATTTGCCGACGCGTTACGGCTTCGGCGTGGTGGCGGTGGCGGTGCTCTCGACCTGCGCCATGGCCTTCTGGTCTCTGCCCCTGCCGTGGCCGGAAGGACAGGCGTTTCAGTTGCCGCAAATTTACCGTCTCGGTTTTCTGGCGGCGATCATCATCGGCATCCTCTTCACCGCCGGCTATACGTGGCAGGCGGCGCTGGAATCCAAGCGCATGTCGCAGGCGCTGTCGGCGACGCAGGCCGTGCTGGAAAAGGAACACCGCCTGTCGGCCCTGGGTGGGCTGGCGGCGGCGGCGGCGCACGAACTGGGCACGCCGCTGGGGACGATTCAGGTCGTGGCGCGCGAAATGCTGCGCGGGATGACGCCCGGCACGCCGCTTTATGAGGACGCCGAATTGCTGGTGTCGCAGAGCCAGCGCTGCCGCGACATCCTCAAAAATCTCGCCCGACGTCCGGAAACCCGCGATCAGGTCCACGATCAGTTGCCCCTGCGCATCTTCTTCGAGGAAGCGGTGCAGCCCTTCCGCAACGAGGGCAAGGCCATCCATATCGAAATCGTCATGGACGAGGCTCCGGAAGGCGAAGACCCCGGTCAGTTCGTCTCCATCAAGCGCCGTCCGGAATGGCTGCACGCGCTGGGGGCCTTTGTCGAAAATGCCGTGGACTTCGCCCGCACCGCCGTCTGGGTGCGTGTGCGCATCCGCAAGGCCTATGTCAGCCTGTCGATCGAAGATGACGGTCCGGGCTTTTCGCCGGACATACTGTCGCGCGTCGGCGATCCGTATATTTCGACGCGCGGGCACGACTCGCGCCCGGAAACCTCGATGCACGGCGGGATGGGGCTGGGCTTCTTTATCGCCAAGACCTTGCTGGAGCATACCGGCGCCAGTGTGTCCTACGGCAACCGCGATGTCGGAGGGGCCTATGTCCGCGCCCTGTGGCGGCGCGATCAGATCGATGTGCTGGTGTCCAACGAATTCAGCGGCGACATCGCGCCGCTTTCACGAGATTAG
- a CDS encoding YdeI family protein, which yields MTEAAANPKVDAFMERADRWRAEFEALRAILRQTPLSEVLKWGQPCYALNGSNVVLMHGFKDYCALLFLKGALMLDPKGILIQQTENVQSARQIRFTALDQITDRAATLKAYVDAAIAVEKAGLKVDFRKTTEFSMPEEFRVRLEEDAALKEAFEGLTPGRQRAYLLHFSSAKQSKTREARVEKCIPQIMDGLGLDD from the coding sequence ATGACGGAAGCGGCGGCGAACCCCAAGGTGGATGCGTTCATGGAGCGGGCAGACCGCTGGCGGGCCGAGTTCGAGGCGCTGCGGGCGATCCTGCGTCAGACCCCGCTGAGCGAGGTATTGAAGTGGGGGCAGCCGTGCTATGCGCTGAACGGGTCGAATGTGGTGCTGATGCACGGCTTCAAGGACTATTGCGCCCTGCTGTTCCTGAAGGGCGCGCTGATGCTCGATCCGAAAGGTATCCTGATCCAGCAGACCGAGAATGTGCAGTCGGCGCGGCAGATCCGCTTCACGGCTCTGGATCAGATCACCGACAGGGCGGCGACGCTGAAGGCCTATGTCGATGCCGCGATTGCGGTCGAAAAGGCCGGTCTGAAGGTCGATTTCAGGAAGACGACCGAATTTTCCATGCCGGAGGAATTCCGGGTGCGGCTGGAGGAAGATGCGGCGCTGAAAGAGGCCTTCGAGGGCCTGACACCGGGGCGGCAGCGCGCCTATCTGCTGCATTTTTCATCGGCCAAGCAGTCTAAGACGCGGGAGGCGCGGGTCGAAAAGTGTATTCCTCAGATCATGGACGGCCTAGGTCTGGACGACTAG
- a CDS encoding glycosyltransferase: MSIVRHIPLKYRLPLIHGGLEAIALTRMGRWPRNNVLTPGPLVVSGFLNESLGVGRAARLTADALEAAGYMPVRHDIRPAFRHILDQKAVLPGQGGVWLIHANAPELVVALIAHAPAQWRERYRIGYWAWETPLAPPFWVRMAKWLHEIWTPSPYVADALAAAFRAQGEAHLYDRLRVLPHPLLTPPPMPDRARFGLSPDRCEVLSLFDVNSSPARKNPWASIDAWLAAFPEPSPQAALTLKASALDTATQAKLAERIGNRPDIRLLTAHLSDADMDRLTASVDIFLSLHRAEGFGLGLLEAMNAGVAVVATEGTGNDFLNDDNGYPVPARLLPLHDPDGPYSALPRDPAQVWAEPDIAVAADILRRLAHDPALRIAKAAGARATPARLNRAWSREALKACDFNRWLDS, from the coding sequence ATGTCTATCGTGCGTCATATACCGCTCAAATACCGCCTGCCGTTGATTCACGGTGGGCTCGAAGCCATTGCTTTGACGCGCATGGGCCGCTGGCCGCGCAATAATGTGCTCACACCCGGACCTCTGGTCGTCTCCGGCTTTCTCAACGAAAGTCTGGGGGTCGGCCGCGCTGCGCGCCTGACCGCCGATGCGCTCGAAGCCGCCGGTTACATGCCGGTCCGCCACGATATACGTCCGGCCTTCCGCCATATCCTTGATCAGAAGGCCGTCCTGCCGGGCCAGGGCGGCGTTTGGCTGATCCACGCCAATGCGCCGGAACTGGTGGTTGCGCTGATAGCCCATGCACCGGCGCAATGGCGCGAGCGCTACCGTATCGGCTACTGGGCCTGGGAAACGCCACTGGCACCGCCCTTCTGGGTGCGCATGGCGAAGTGGCTGCACGAAATCTGGACGCCCAGCCCCTATGTCGCCGATGCGTTGGCCGCCGCCTTCCGCGCGCAGGGCGAGGCGCATCTGTACGATCGTCTGCGCGTCCTGCCGCACCCGCTGCTTACCCCGCCGCCCATGCCCGACCGCGCGCGTTTCGGGCTCAGCCCCGACCGCTGCGAGGTGTTGAGCCTGTTCGACGTCAACTCCTCGCCGGCGCGCAAAAATCCGTGGGCCTCGATCGACGCCTGGCTGGCTGCCTTCCCAGAGCCCTCGCCCCAGGCCGCCCTGACGCTGAAGGCTTCGGCGCTGGATACGGCGACCCAGGCGAAACTGGCCGAACGTATCGGCAACCGCCCGGATATCCGTCTGTTGACCGCGCACCTGAGCGACGCCGACATGGACCGGCTGACGGCCTCGGTCGATATCTTCCTGTCGCTGCATCGGGCCGAAGGTTTCGGGCTGGGCCTGCTGGAAGCCATGAACGCGGGCGTCGCGGTCGTCGCCACCGAAGGCACGGGCAACGACTTCCTTAATGACGACAACGGCTACCCCGTCCCCGCGCGTCTGCTGCCGCTTCACGATCCCGACGGCCCCTACAGCGCCCTGCCGCGCGATCCGGCGCAGGTCTGGGCCGAACCGGACATCGCCGTGGCCGCCGATATCCTGCGCCGACTGGCCCATGATCCCGCTCTCCGCATCGCCAAGGCCGCCGGCGCCCGCGCCACACCGGCGCGTCTCAACCGTGCCTGGTCGCGCGAGGCTCTGAAGGCTTGTGATTTCAACAGGTGGCTTGACTCTTAG
- a CDS encoding M48 family metallopeptidase has translation MLGLKRAKPVYEPGQVIDCGDFLLRLKVNARARRISLRLDNKTGEAVVTAPRPRDLAQAVDFALSRAQWIAEHQAARPDNILFTPDSDIPYLGAQLRLVHSGNAAAARMSGGVLTAGGDGEAFHRRVERYLRRQALEFAQAHTEIYAQKLGYTGVKISLFDAKGRWGSCTPGRKTIRLSWRLILAPEPVFAYVCAHEAAHLKHPDHSDRFWAEVEGLYGDYRSARRWLKSEGVGLFAFGA, from the coding sequence GTGTTGGGGCTGAAGCGGGCAAAACCGGTCTATGAACCGGGTCAGGTCATCGATTGCGGCGACTTTCTGCTGCGGTTGAAGGTCAATGCCCGCGCGCGCCGCATCTCGCTGCGCCTCGATAACAAGACGGGCGAAGCCGTTGTCACCGCGCCGCGTCCGCGCGATCTGGCGCAGGCGGTGGACTTCGCCCTCAGCCGCGCGCAGTGGATCGCCGAGCATCAGGCGGCGCGACCTGACAATATCCTCTTCACGCCCGACAGCGATATTCCCTATCTCGGCGCGCAACTGCGCCTCGTCCATTCGGGCAATGCCGCGGCGGCGCGTATGTCCGGCGGCGTGCTGACGGCGGGTGGAGACGGCGAGGCCTTTCACCGCCGCGTCGAGCGTTACCTGCGCAGACAGGCGCTGGAATTTGCTCAGGCCCATACCGAAATCTATGCTCAGAAGCTGGGCTATACGGGCGTGAAAATATCGCTGTTCGACGCCAAGGGCCGCTGGGGCTCGTGCACGCCGGGCCGCAAAACGATCCGCCTGAGCTGGCGGCTGATCCTCGCGCCGGAGCCGGTCTTCGCCTATGTCTGCGCGCACGAGGCGGCGCATCTGAAACATCCGGACCATTCCGACCGCTTCTGGGCAGAGGTCGAAGGGCTGTACGGAGATTATCGCTCGGCGCGGCGGTGGCTGAAGTCCGAAGGGGTCGGGCTGTTCGCCTTCGGGGCCTAA
- a CDS encoding ActR/PrrA/RegA family redox response regulator transcription factor, which produces MDDVKTAIEQKIAELTDRTLLLLDDDAPFRQRLARALESRGFTVTAVESVAEALKAIEANPPAFGVMDMRLEDGNGLKAVEALHHKRPDARAIMLTGYGNIATAVAAVKSGAVDYLSKPADADDVVKALLAVEDHTPAPPENPMSADRVRWEHIQRVYALCNHNVSETARRLNMHRRTLQRILAKKAPK; this is translated from the coding sequence ATGGACGACGTGAAAACCGCCATCGAGCAGAAGATCGCCGAACTGACCGACCGCACCCTGTTGCTGCTGGACGATGACGCGCCGTTCCGTCAGCGTCTGGCCCGCGCGCTGGAGTCGCGCGGCTTCACCGTGACGGCGGTGGAAAGCGTCGCCGAAGCGCTCAAGGCCATCGAGGCCAATCCCCCGGCCTTCGGGGTGATGGATATGCGCCTGGAAGACGGCAACGGTTTGAAGGCCGTCGAGGCTCTGCACCACAAACGCCCGGACGCCCGCGCCATCATGCTGACCGGCTACGGCAATATCGCCACGGCGGTAGCGGCGGTGAAGTCAGGCGCGGTCGATTACCTGTCCAAGCCCGCCGACGCCGATGATGTGGTCAAGGCGTTGCTGGCGGTCGAAGACCATACGCCGGCCCCGCCGGAGAATCCGATGTCGGCCGACCGCGTGCGTTGGGAACACATCCAGCGCGTCTATGCGCTGTGTAATCACAATGTCTCGGAAACCGCGCGCCGGCTGAATATGCACCGCCGGACGTTGCAGCGTATCTTGGCGAAAAAAGCGCCTAAGTAG
- a CDS encoding SCO family protein → MNRTRLTIIAVLVIGLGALVVGMWGTLLGQKPVTSRAIDSAVRIGGPFALTDQYGQPQTQEILKGKWTAVFFGFTYCPDICPLTLQSLDQTRQKLGKDANKLQFVFITVDPERDTPEAMKAYLESGGFPKGVIGLTGTPEQVSAAARTYRATYEKVGEGADYTMNHTSVVYLMNPRGEFAAPLTHGLPPEKAADVIRQAMKEF, encoded by the coding sequence ATGAATCGCACACGGCTGACAATTATCGCGGTACTGGTGATCGGGCTCGGCGCACTGGTCGTCGGCATGTGGGGCACGCTGCTGGGTCAGAAGCCGGTGACGAGCCGCGCCATCGATTCCGCCGTCCGCATCGGCGGGCCCTTCGCCCTGACGGATCAGTACGGCCAGCCGCAAACGCAGGAAATCCTGAAAGGCAAATGGACCGCCGTCTTCTTCGGCTTCACCTACTGCCCCGACATCTGCCCGCTGACCCTGCAATCGCTCGATCAGACGCGCCAAAAGCTGGGCAAGGACGCCAACAAGCTGCAATTCGTCTTCATCACCGTCGATCCGGAACGCGACACGCCCGAAGCGATGAAAGCCTATCTGGAATCGGGCGGCTTTCCCAAGGGTGTCATCGGCCTGACCGGCACGCCGGAGCAGGTTTCCGCCGCCGCGCGCACCTACCGCGCCACCTATGAAAAGGTAGGCGAAGGCGCGGACTACACCATGAACCACACTTCGGTCGTCTATCTGATGAACCCGCGTGGTGAATTTGCCGCCCCCCTGACTCACGGTCTGCCGCCCGAAAAGGCCGCCGACGTGATCAGGCAGGCGATGAAAGAGTTTTAG